The following proteins come from a genomic window of Crassostrea angulata isolate pt1a10 chromosome 1, ASM2561291v2, whole genome shotgun sequence:
- the LOC128189225 gene encoding uncharacterized protein LOC128189225 isoform X1, with protein sequence MNLFLFLASVSGILSIPVFNPNTKISPKKLNGLSLKYLYVGERGTIQRIKTSGYWLTVEATANVTERAHLRTALTTARLTKHMPSSIFHSLCVNAKVGVFTKAEGMTSFLEYAAQRDTPQCHQTCAGSCSHTCTRDGRKFSELVGGSGHGLAAVLDANVMCSVADPYRGQSNILVHEFAHTVHRRALPYSIKNQITSAFQSARQNCTWDIYSYAMSNEMEYFAEAVSSFFNVERLQSAAGGMNTCGHGLCNNENESKNNIKQKDPKLYDIINHVFLNNNETKMANLGNCVT encoded by the exons ATGaacctttttctttttctcgcTTCTGTATCTG GTATACTGTCTATTCCAGTTTTTAACCCGAATACGAAAATCTCTCCGAAAAAACT GAATGGCCTATCTCTGAAATATCTTTATGTGGGCGAAAGAGGAACGATTCAGAGAATAAAAACTTCCGGTTATTGGTTAACAGTTGAAGCAACAGCCAATGTAACCGAACGCGCCCACCTAAGA ACAGCTCTAACTACTGCAAGATTGACAAAGCATATGCCCTCCTCCATATTCCATTCTTTGTGTGTGAACGCCAAAGTGGGAGTCTTCACTAAAGCAGAGGGTATGACGTCATTCTTAGAGTACGCTGCTCAACGTGACACTCCCCAGTGCCATC aaacATGTGCTGGGTCTTGTTCGCACACTTGTACAAGAGATGGACGCAAATTTTCTGAATTAGTTGGCGGAAGTGGGCACGGCTTGGCCGCCGTATTGGATGCTAATGTCATGTGCTCCGTTGCGGATCCATATCGTGGGCAATCCAATATTCTAGTCCACGAATTCGCCCATACCGTTCACAGACGCGCATTGCCATACTCGATAAAAAATCAG ATTACAAGCGCTTTCCAAAGCGCAAGGCAGAATTGTACATGGgacatatattcctatgcaatGAGTAACGAAATGGAGTATTTTGCCGAGGCTGTGTCAAGCTTCTTCAACGTGGAGAGATTGCAATCAGCAGCCGGTGGCATGAACAC ATGTGGTCATGGATTATGCAATAATGAAAACGAATCCAAGAATAACATAAAACAGAAAGATCCCAAGTTATACGACATCATAAACCACGTGTTTCTAAAcaataatgaaacaaaaatggCAAACCTTGGGAATTGTGTCACGTGA
- the LOC128189225 gene encoding uncharacterized protein LOC128189225 isoform X2, producing the protein MNLFLFLASVSVFNPNTKISPKKLNGLSLKYLYVGERGTIQRIKTSGYWLTVEATANVTERAHLRTALTTARLTKHMPSSIFHSLCVNAKVGVFTKAEGMTSFLEYAAQRDTPQCHQTCAGSCSHTCTRDGRKFSELVGGSGHGLAAVLDANVMCSVADPYRGQSNILVHEFAHTVHRRALPYSIKNQITSAFQSARQNCTWDIYSYAMSNEMEYFAEAVSSFFNVERLQSAAGGMNTCGHGLCNNENESKNNIKQKDPKLYDIINHVFLNNNETKMANLGNCVT; encoded by the exons ATGaacctttttctttttctcgcTTCTGTATCTG TTTTTAACCCGAATACGAAAATCTCTCCGAAAAAACT GAATGGCCTATCTCTGAAATATCTTTATGTGGGCGAAAGAGGAACGATTCAGAGAATAAAAACTTCCGGTTATTGGTTAACAGTTGAAGCAACAGCCAATGTAACCGAACGCGCCCACCTAAGA ACAGCTCTAACTACTGCAAGATTGACAAAGCATATGCCCTCCTCCATATTCCATTCTTTGTGTGTGAACGCCAAAGTGGGAGTCTTCACTAAAGCAGAGGGTATGACGTCATTCTTAGAGTACGCTGCTCAACGTGACACTCCCCAGTGCCATC aaacATGTGCTGGGTCTTGTTCGCACACTTGTACAAGAGATGGACGCAAATTTTCTGAATTAGTTGGCGGAAGTGGGCACGGCTTGGCCGCCGTATTGGATGCTAATGTCATGTGCTCCGTTGCGGATCCATATCGTGGGCAATCCAATATTCTAGTCCACGAATTCGCCCATACCGTTCACAGACGCGCATTGCCATACTCGATAAAAAATCAG ATTACAAGCGCTTTCCAAAGCGCAAGGCAGAATTGTACATGGgacatatattcctatgcaatGAGTAACGAAATGGAGTATTTTGCCGAGGCTGTGTCAAGCTTCTTCAACGTGGAGAGATTGCAATCAGCAGCCGGTGGCATGAACAC ATGTGGTCATGGATTATGCAATAATGAAAACGAATCCAAGAATAACATAAAACAGAAAGATCCCAAGTTATACGACATCATAAACCACGTGTTTCTAAAcaataatgaaacaaaaatggCAAACCTTGGGAATTGTGTCACGTGA
- the LOC128189216 gene encoding uncharacterized protein LOC128189216 has protein sequence MAQGRNPVRERKRCLEVLNLTEEASEDQIKKSYRKLALKYHPDKNESEDAKEKFQEISYAYKYLTEGPEAVGLHDESSNVGAFDESASMDILFRLFPWLIGDRRGHSSFMFSTGPGFGFTSFSSSPFHSSFFSEPDDHFMFMEESPFEMRPRFDYLFHFHPHGLGSRPRSGQRQSPRQRPHTRHVHPERPPQPSRTAQQNNSSTSSSFPTDYIEISDDEDTPLRGTTGSGTSSGTPMENSQNESARNGNYFDKYRPDIPLTEQDEEEMLRIALELSKSELSKEEDKNNNQEKEKKTKDDKNFSVKVSADYGADMPSSSGSNGGQFSDMPMPGSDAREMDDVSTYDNCGSDDNQDTVSWYDNIGGLSENSIYSPMTEVHKSYYSKKHHKTGKDHPRTASSSSSHGNSSKSGPSHTHTAHSHEPDHENIGRRRVSHKPSMADQVKHGSHNLHVPKNSKAEKARGTHHKH, from the exons ATGGCCCAGGGGAGGAACCCCGTGAGAGAGAGGAAGCGATGTCTGGAGGTTCTGAACTTAACAGAGGAAGCCTCAGAAG ATCAAATTAAGAAAAGTTACAGAAAACTGGCACTTAAATATCATCCAGACAAG aACGAAAGTGAGGATGCAAAGGAGAAATTTCAGGAAATCAGTTATGCCTATAAATATCTCACAGAAG GACCAGAGGCTGTAGGATTACATGATGAGTCCTCAAATGTTGGTGCCTTTGATGAATCAGCCTCA ATGGATATACTGTTTAGACTATTCCCATGGCTCATTGGAg ACAGAAGAGGACACTCTTCATTCATGTTCAGTACTGGTCCAGGCTTTGGATTTACCTCATTTTCTTCCAGTCCGTTTCAttcctcttttttttctgaGCCAGACGATCACTTTATGTTTATGGAAGAAAGCCCCTTTGAAATGAGGCCTCGTTTTGACTACCTATTCCACTTCCACCCTCATGGTTTGGGGTCGAGACCCCGGTCAGGTCAACGTCAGTCACCCCGTCAAAGGCCTCACACTCGCCATGTACACCCAGAGCGACCCCCACAACCCTCAAGAACAG CCCAACAAAACAACAGCAGCACCAGTAGTTCATTCCCTACAGATTATATCGAGATTTCGGATGATGAGGATACTCCATTG AGAGGTACCACAGGCTCTGGAACAAGCAGTGGAACTCCTATGGAAAATTCCCAAAAtg aaAGTGCAAGAAATGGGAACTATTTTGACAAGTACAGACCTGATATACCTCTCACTGAACAGGATGAAGAGGAAATGCTGAGAATAGCCCTGGAGCTAAGTAAGTCCGAGTTATCCAAGGAGGAAGACAAAAACAATAACCaggagaaagagaaaaaaactaAAGATGACAAAAACTTCTCAGTCAAAGTTTCCGCAGATTATGGTGCTGATATGCCCTCTAGTTCAGGGTCAAATGGAGGTCAGTTCAGCGATATGCCAATGCCCGGTAGTGATGCTCGAGAAATGGACGACGTCTCTACCTATGATAACTGTGGCAGTGACGATAACCAGGACACGGTGTCTTGGTACGACAATATTGGTGGTTTATCAGAAAACTCGATTTACTCTCCTATGACGGAGGTACATAAGTCCTACTACAGCAAAAAACACCATAAAACTGGGAAAGATCACCCAAGGACTGCCTCCTCTTCTAGTTCCCATGGGAATTCCAGCAAATCTGGTCCTTCCCACACTCATACTGCCCATTCCCATGAACCGGACCATGAGAATATAGGAAGGAGAAGAGTTAGTCACAAGCCCTCCATGGCTGATCAGGTCAAGCATGGCTCCCATAACTTACATGTACCGAAGAACTCTAAAGCTGAAAAAGCAAGAGGAACACATCATAAGCATTAG